ACGGTTTCTGTCCCACCCAACGCAGGCACTTCAGGCGGGCCTGGAGTGACGGGCGAGACGGTGTCGCCAACCGAGGGGAAATAGACCCTGAAGGTCGTGCCTCGGCCCGGCTCGCTGTGGACCCCGATCGAACCTTGACTCTGTTTGACGATGCCGTACACCGTCGCCAACCCGAGTCCGGTGCCCCGGCCGACGGGCTTCGTGGTGAAGAACGGTTCGAACAGACGTCGCTGCGTAGCCTCGTCCATGCCGACGCCCGTGTCGCTCACCGCGATCATGACGTGCTCGCCCGTGGGGGCACCCGGATGCCGGGCGGCGTCCTCGGCAGCGAAGTCGACCGTGGCTGTTTCGATCGTGAGCAGACCGCCGTCCGCCATGGCGTCTCGCGCGTTGATGGCGAGGTTGATGATGACCTGCTCGAGCTGACCCGGATCGGCGCTCACCCGGCCGAGCGGCTCGGACAACCTCATCGAGAGCGTGATGTCCTCCCCGATGACGCGGCGTAGCAGGGACTCCACATGGCGCAGCACCTGATTGAGATCGACGATCTGCGGTTGGAGGATCTGCCGGCGGCTGAAGGCCAGCAGTTGGCTGGTCAGGCTGGCCGCCCTCTTGGCGGCCTGGCGGATTTCTGCGAGGTCATTCTGGGCGGGATGCGACAGACCCAGTTCCTGCGCAACCATGTCCGCGTATCCGTCGATCACCACGAGCAGGTTGTTGAAGTCGTGCGCGACGCCGCCAGCGAGCCGGCCGACGGCCTCCATCTTCTGTGCCTGGCAGAGTTGCTCCTCGGTGCGGCGCAGGTCGGTGATGTCCTCGACCAGGACGGCGAGCCGTTGCGGGTGTTCTGGTTCGTCGACGACGGGAAACACGCGCCCCCGAACCCACCGGACCGTTCCATCGGGCCGTTGGATCCGAAACGTGCTCGACATGCCCTCCCCCGCCGGAAGCGCGGCGATAATCGCGGCCACGTGAGGGCGGTCGTCGGGATGGATGGCTTCGAACCACACGAGCGGGTCGGCGTACGCGTCGTTCACGCGGCGGCCCCACGTGTCTTCCCACTTCTGACTGACGTACAGGGATCTGCCGTGTGGCATCTCGACGATGATGAAGGCTTCCTTGATGTTGTCGGCCAGCAGGCGAAACCGTTCCTGGCCGCAGGGGGATTCGAGGGCCCGCAGCGCCTTTCGATAGGCGCGGCGCCCGATCGCGCGCCGAACCACGGTCGAGAGTGACCCGAGATCGAGTCCCTCTTTCGCCAGGCAGTCGTCGGCGCCCTCCCGCAACGCAGCAGCCGTCGTGGTTTCGGTGGATGCCGAGGTCAGGATGACGATCGGGCTGCCCCCGGCGGACGCCGCCACCCGCCTCACCGTACTGAGGCCATAGCTGTCGGAGAGGTCCGGATCGAGCACGATCGCATCGAACTCACCGGCGCCAAGACGGGCGACGGCGTCGTCGGCGCGGGACGACATCGTCACCGTGGCTGGACCCGATGCATGATGCTGAAGGCTCTCAACGACGAGCCCGGCATACGTCGAATCACCGTCCACGAGCAAAATCCGAAGCGTGTCTCTCTCCACCGTCATATACGGCGCCGTCCTTGGCGCCCAGACCAACGCCCGGGCCTCTCAGCGTGTCAATCAACCCCTGATGTGGAGCGGGCGATGGTCTCAGATGCACGAACACCTCGAGTTGCAGAGGGGGATCGGGTGACTTGTCCGATCTATGCGGTTCCCGAACCGAGGGCCGAGTCTCGCTCCTTCATCTCGCTCTTGAGCCGGCGACCGCACTCGCCGCACATCCCGTGCGACACCGGCAGCGGTCCCTCCTTCGTGGTCTTTCCACACCACGCGCACACGACGCGCAGCCGAATCCCTGTCCGCCTGATCCCCTTCGCCAGTGTGACGTCACAGTGCATGCCTTCAGCGCCGCCAAGTGAGCCGCTCATGAACTCGTCCTTCGTCCGGGTAGGAGTCGCTGGTTGGTCGACCGCGATCGGCAACACCTTTCGGCGACGCCCTTGCGGCCCCGCTACCGTTCACTTCTAGAAGAGCAGAACACATGCCAACAGGCCGGCTATTCGGAAGGTGATTCAGTGGACGCCAGTTGGCCGGGTGAAGGCTCTCGTCGCGAACCCGCGACGACGCGCGGCGATTGGGGGCGGCGAGCGCCAGATGGCGAAATGAAGGCAGCAGTCCCATTCCTCGTCATCGTTGGAATGGTGCACCGCGCGGGTCATCCCCGCCGCAGTTGCTTGGATACTCGTCGGCGGCAGGCATGAGGCAGTGCAGCACGGGTTGCAGGAGCCGAGCGACGCTCACCTGATCCCGGTGTCGCTGCCTCGCGGCCCCGAGGACCACGGAGACGAGAATGGTCCGGACGGCCACCGGGTCGTCGACTCGGAACTCGCCCGTTGCTTGCCCGTCCAGCAGGATCCAGTCGAACGCGCCGTTGATCTGGCGTTCCCATCGCGTGAAGTCGAATTTGGGAGCCACGAGAGACCGAATGGAGTCGGGGCTGCCGGCGAGGTCCAGGAAGTAGGGCTCGCGTTCGAGCAGCCCGCAGATGTCCTCACAGAGGCTGACGATGCGCTCGCAGCTCAACCCGCGTCGCGTCACCGCCTTCGTGGCGGTTGCGGCCAGCCGCCCCGCGCAGTCCTCGAGGATGGCATTGATGAATCCCTGTTTGCTGCCGAAGTGGTAGTACAGCATCGGCTTGGACACGCCAGCCAGGGGAGGGACTTCCCCGACCGACACGGACGCGACTCCTCGCCGTCTGAGGAGCTCGATGCCCGCCTGGAGTAGACGACTTCGCGTGGACTCGCCGTTCAGCGCCGGGGGGGCTGTGACAGCGATGGCGCCGGCCGGATCCGCACCCGCACGCTCATCGGCGAGCATTGCTTTCCTGGCGCTTCCTGTACGAGGGCCGACGCACACCTTGAGCTCGAGGGCGAAGCCGCGCTTCCGTGCCCTCCGTTTCAAGCCATGTGCTTTCGACGGGAGGCGCCGGATCGACCGGCGTTTGAGACCGGGAACGGACGGCAAAGACGGCGATGGCGAGCACGCAACTGGTGAGTGTCACGAGAACAAAGACCGTATCTGCCCGCATGGATTCTCCACTGTGGGTGAGTCGAGTCGCGGATCGGCGCAGGCGGCTTCCGGTCGATGCAGTCGGGCTGCCGACCGGCCCCTCCGTAGCGGGCTATGCCTTTACGCACGTGACGAGCGACCAGATTCGCGGAACGTTGACCTTCTCGATCGAGACGGGGTTGAGACCCGCCTGCGCGAGGAACGCGTGCAGATCGAGGTCGGCCCTGAAGCCGACGTGGATCGTGAACGGCGAGATCAGACGGTCGCACCACGACCCGAAGAGGTTCGTGCTGCGAAAGTGGTTGAGGATGATGACCTTGCCGCCAGGCCTGCACACACGGCACATCTCCGACGCGACCCGGACCGGATCGGGCACCACGCTGATCAGGTACGCCGCGTAGACGATGTCGAACGTCGCGTCGTCGAACTTCAGGTCGGCGGCGTCCATCTGCATCAGCTGGACGTTCGAGATACCCTTGCGCGCGACCCGTTTGCGAGCCTTCTCGAGCATCGAAGCGGAGAAGTCGACGCCGGTGACCGCACAGGCGCGCGGATAGAGCGCCGCGTTGATGCCGGTGCCGACGCCGACCTCGAGGATGTGGTCGCCGGGCCTGATCCCCATCCGCTGAATGGCCTGGAGCCGGCCCGGATGCAGCGTCGGACCGAACGTCCAGTCGTATACCGAGGCGAGGTTGCCATAGACGGCCTCGACGAAATCGTTCTCGACCGCCGTTACCGACAACGTCCGGGTTGCCGCGTCGGACGACGTCATGTAGTCGTCGCCGACGTGGGAGTAGCTCCGTCCAAACACCGTCATTTCGCTCTCCACGGCGGTCAGCCGTTCAGATGGCCGAGGCAACCAGGGCAGCGAGTCTCGCCGCGCCCGGCTACGACCCAGGGGGTACTTCGGCGGACAGGACCTCGCGGACCTTGTGCAGGAGCGCACTGCCCGTGAATGGCTTCTGGATGAACGCGAGCCCGGGTTCGAGCACGCCGTGGCGGACGATCGCGTCGTCCGTGTAGCCCGACATGTACAACACGCGCACGTCAGCGCGCACCGTGAGGATCTCGCGGGCGATCTCGCGGCCGCTCTTGCCCGGCAGCACAACGTCGGTCAGCAAGACGTGAATCGGTCCGTCATGCACTCGCGCCACGCCGAGAGCCTCGGCGCCGTCGCTGGCGGTGAGGACGCGGTACCCGGAGCGGCCGAGTGTCTTCTCGATCAGCCCTCGAACCTCGACCTGGTCTTCAACGAGGAGCACGGTCTCCGTCCCGATCAGCGCCGGCACTTCGACCGGCGGCGCGGTGACCGGCGTGGCTACGCCTCCGACGGCCGGGAGGTAGATCTTGAAGGTCGTTCCCTTTCCCGGCTCGCTGTAGACCCAGATCGATCCCTTGCTCTGCTTCACGATCCCGTACACGGTCGCCAGACCCAGTCCGGTCCCCCGACCGGCGGGCTTGGTGGTGAAGAAGGGTTCGAACAGGCGCCGCCGGATCGCCTCGTCCATACCGATGCCGGTGTCGCTCACGGCAACCATCACCTGCCTTCCCGTCGTCGCGCCCGGGTGCTGGGCGGCGTACGCGTCGTCGAGCTCGACGTCGGCGGTTTCGATCGTCAATTGCCCGCCGTCCGGCATGGCATCGCGCGCGTTGACCGCGAGGTTCATCACCACCTGCTCGAGCTGACCCGGATCCGCGTTCACCCGCCCGAGCGGATCGGATAGCCGCATCGACAGGGTGATGTCTTCACCGATGACGCGGCGCAGCATGAGTTCCACGCGCCGCAGCACCTCGTTGAGATCGAGGATCTGCGGTTGGAGGATCTGCCGCCGGCTGAAGGCGAGCAGCTGACTGGTCAAGGCCGCGGCTCTCCGGGCTGCGGCCAGGATTTCGCCGAGGTCCGTTTGAGACCGATGGGAGGAGCCGAGGTCCCGCGCGATCAGCTCTGCGTATCCCTGGATCACAACGAGGAGGTTGTTGAAGTCATGGGCCACGCCACCCGCGAGGCGGCCGACGGCCTCCATCTTCTGTGCATGCCGGAGTTGATCTTCCGTCTGGCGCATCTCCGTGATGTCCTCGAACAGGCAGACGAGGTGATACGGGTGCTGCCATTGGTCCAGAACCGCGAACCCGCGCCCGCGAACCCATCGAGAGGTTAGGTCTGGCGGGTGGACTCTGAACGTGGCGGACACCGTCTCCCCCGCCTGCAGCGCCAAGAAGTTCGAAACCACGGTCGGACGGTCCTCGGGGTCGATCTTCGACAGCCACCACTCGAAGTCGTTGTAGCTGAGATCCGGGACCTGCAGACCGAAGATCTCTGCCCACATCCTGCTGCGGTAGACGGCCCTGCCGCTCGACATCTCGAGGATCATGAACGCCTCCCTGATGTGGTCAGCGAGCAGTCGAAACCGGTCCTCGCTGACGTGCAGTTCGTGGGCGCGCAGCAGCTCACGGTCATCGCGGCGCTCGATCGCATGCCGAAGCGTCCTCGAGAGCGACCGAAGTGCAACCTTCACCGCTTCCATACACTCACCGTCGTCCTTCATCGGGCAAAGCCCGAGTCCTTCTGCTCGATTGACCGACGACCGGCACTCGGGAACGGCGGCCGGCCTGGGGCTGTTCACGATTCCGACCCTGGCTGCGGCGTGGCGGCGTTCAGGCTCGTCGTCCTCGTGTCCGGGGCGGTTCCCGTCGCGCTCGAATCGTCTCGATGACGTGGCGGTTCCTGCACCCCGACGCCTCAAGCCTGCTGCCTTGACGCCACATCCACTCGAGGAGCCGCTCGCCCTCCGTGTCGACGAACGAGACGTCCGAGAGAGAGACGGTCACGTTTGCCGCGGGGATGGTCTCGAGCATCGACCGCCAATGGCGGTCCACCAACCCCACCCACTCGTCGGCCAGCCGGCCGTGAAGAGAGAGCGTGCAGGCATCGCCGTGGTGTTCTGTGACGATCCGCAGCATCGCTGGCCCTCCCACTCACGCGCGCGCTGCCACGGTCAACTCCGTGGCACGTCGACGTGAGGGGCAAGAACGGTTCCAGCTTCGGGCGAGGCAAGGAGGGCGGGTTCTCGGCCGAATGCCTGTCGCCGCGGCGAAATGGAGGCGCGGACTGATGCTCCCGCGTCACGCGAACCCCCATTCCGGAAGACCGTGGAAACGCTCCCGCCGCCGTGGTAGTTTGGTGGCGCCATGGATGACCGGGAGGCGAGTAAGCACGACGCGGGGAGGCAAGAGGCGGAAGACTGGCAATACCGGCTGGCTGTGGAGGTCATGGACTTGGTCGCCCTCCACACGCAGGTCGACCAGTTGCTGCCGGATCTCGCCCGCTGCCTCTTCCAAGCCGTCCGGTTCGATGCGATGGTGGTCGTCCTATCGAGCAGAGACGGCCGGGCCGCCGACCTTTACACGGTCGAACGGGAGCCCCTGCCTGACACGCCATCGACGCCGCGACTCGAGGTGGTGACGCTTCCTCCCCTGCACGGGACACGGTTCGCAACGCTCTCGACGACGACCGCCCCGGTCGTTCTGCATTCCCTGGAGGACCAGCCCGCCTTCCCCGAACTGCTCGGGAGCTTGCGCGAGCGCGGATACCGATCTGCCTGCCTCCTGCCGCTTACGACGGCACTGCGCCCCGTGGGAGTGGTCGGATTCCTCTCGTCGGAGGTCGGCGCCTTCGACGATGAGGACATGGGGTTCGCCGGCCGCCTGGCGGCCGTCGTGGCGACCGCCATCGACAACGTGCGCCAACACGAGGAGTCGCTGGCACACCAACGCCAACTGGAGGCGGAACGCCGCGAGCTAGCCGCGGAACGCGACCACTGGCGGACGCTGCTCGAGATCAACAACGTCCTGGTCAGCAAGCTCGATCTCCAGGCCCTCCTGGCGGTCATCACCCCCTGTCTCCGGCAGATGGTCGTGCACGATCACACGAGCCTATTCCTGACGCGGGGAACGGATCGGATCGAACTCCTGGCAATCGATCCGGGGCTCCCGGCCAGCCTGGTCCAGGCGGTCCCGTCCCTGAGGATGGAGGAGACGGAGTTCCCGCGTGCGGTCGGGCTTCGACGTCCTCTCGACTTGGATCTCTCGCCGCACTCAGCCGTATCCGACGGGTTGGGGGAAATCGCACGGGTGGGTCAGAACCAGCGCATGTGCCTCGTGCCCCTGATTACGCCGCGCCAGGTTTTGGGCGCGCTGACGCTCGGACGACTGCTCCCGGAGCCATTCACGGACGACGAGATGGATCGTGCATGGCAATTGGGGGCGCAGGTCGCCATCGCCCTCGAGAACGCGCTGGCGTTCCAAGAGATTGCCGCCCTCAGGGATCGCCTCGCACAAGAGAACCTCTACCTCGAAGGCGAGATCCGCGGCAAGCAGCACTTCGAGGAGATCATCGGCGACAGCAAGGGACTCCAGCGCGTCCTCGCCCAGGTGCGCAGCGTGGCGCCCACGGACACGGCGGTCCTGCTGCTCGGCGAAACCGGGACGGGTAAGGAACTGATCGCCCGGGCGATCCACTCGATGAGCGAGCGACGTTCCCGAACGCTCGTCACGGTCAATTGCGCGACGTCGCCGGCGGGTCTGCTCGAGAGCGAGTGGTTTGGCCACGAGAAGGGCGCATTCACGGGGGCACTCGCGCAGAAGACTGGCCGCTTCGAACTCGCTCACCAGGGCACCCTGTTCCTCGACGAGATCGGCGACGTCCCGCTGGACCTGCAGTCGAAACTTTTGCGGGCGCTGCAGCAGCACGAGATCGAGCGCCTGGGCAGCACGCGCGTCACTCATGTGGACTTCAGGCTCGTGGCGGCCACCAACCGCGACCTCCAGGAGATGGTCGCCAAGCGGGAATACCGGGCGGATCTCTACTACCGGCTGAATGTGTTTCCGATTCGCATTCCCCCGCTGCGCGAGCGGCGCGAAGACATCCCGCCGCTCGTGCGGTACTTCGTCCAACTCTACGCAAAGCGTCTGAAGCGCCCGATCGACTCGGTTGCACGCGAGAGCATGGACGCGCTGTGCCGCTGGCACTGGCCCGGCAACGTGCGTGAGCTGCAGAATGTGACCGAGCGCGCAGTGATTCTCTGCCAGGGGACAACGCTCCGCATCCCTCTCGCCGAATTCGAGATCCCATCTGCGCTGCCGACCGAGGATGTCCTCACCCTGGAGGACGCCGAACGCCAGCACATCCTGCGGGCACTGCACGACTGCAACTGGGTGATCGGCGGGCCCGAGGGCGCGGCAAAGCGCCTCGATCTCAAGCGCACCACCCTCGTCTCGACGATGCGCCGCCTCGGTATCGTCCGGCCCGGGAGATGGCGGGCGAGCTGACCTCGTCTCGCCACTGTCTGCATTTCGTCATCCCGCGCCTTGCCGTCGACGGCCACCGACCAGAGGTCGCCCGGCCCCCACAAGTTGGACCCTGCATAGCTGCCTGATAGAAAACGGGTTGCCTGGACAACCGTCCTCCGGATGTCGCCGGCACGATCGGTGCCTTTGCGTTCGACGGCAGACCGAGGCGGCCTGCGGGTCGCTCCGGTCTCGGCTAGGAAGCCAGGGTTGCAGCATGCATCCCATGACAGCGTCGTCGCTTCACCACGTGCATACGAGCGCGATCGGCCGTCCTGGAACAGACGACCCCAGTGAATCCGACGCCGACGTCCCAACCGACAACGAAGTTCGTGCTGACTCACACGGCCGGAACGGGATCTCGAGAAGCGTGGCCGGTCGGCTGATGGCGGTCTTCGCGCTCGTCGTCTACCTGGCGAGCGTTGCCGTCCTGATCGGCGAGTTCGCGCTCTGCGGGCGGGCATGGTTGACCTCGTTGTGCCAACTGCTTGGATACCGGTGAAGGAGCCAAGGGAGGATTGCGAAGCGCCACCGGCCGTTGCCAGGCCCGTCGCGGCCGACTCTGGTGAAGGAGACGAACGATGCCAACGGGTTGCTCTGCTACGGAAGTGCTCATGCGTCGGGTCCGCGGGGAATTCTGGGAGATGCCCGGACTGAAACTCACCATGCCGCAGGCGCAGCGCCTGTGGGCGCTGGACGCCGCGACCTGCGAAGCGCTGTTGCTCGCCCTGGTCGAGAACGGCTTCCTCGCACCCACCCATGACGGGTCGTACGCGCGTTCGGGGTCCTATTGATCGGCGACGTCTAGGGGGCCGGCCTCAGACCGCCAAGCATGCAGAACCAGAACCGCTATTGGCCGGACTCGCGCCGCGTCAAGGGCTCGCAGACTCGAGGTAGGACATGTTGCAGGCAGCACTCGATACATCGACGGGCATTCATATGAAATCGATTCTGCTGGCGACCGACTTCTCGCCGGCTTCCGACGGACCTATCCACCACGCGCTGACGATTGCGAAACACTACGGCGCGGTTCTTCACCTGGCGCACGCCGTCCCGTCGGTCGGCCTGAGCATCGCGGACCGTGAGGCGAGCGCGAAGGCAACCACGGCCGCCGCGATGGAACTGCTGGCACTGGAGGAGCGGCTCGCCGCGAGAAGCGCGTTCGATGGCGTCGAGCACGACCTGATCCTATGCAGTGGCCACATCTGGGTCGAGCTGCAAGCCGTGATCGAACGTGCAGCCGTTGATCTGGTCGTCATCGGCACGCACGCCCGGAGGGGCCTGAGGAAGGTGTTCCTCGGTTCGGTCGCTGAACGGATCTTCCGTCAGGCCGGATGCCCCGTTCTCACCGTAGGCCCGTGCTCGCGCTCCGATGTGCCGACCGATGCCGGCGGAACGCCCGGTCCATTGCTCTTCGCAACCGACTTCAGCGAGGCGTCTCTGGCAGCGATGCCCTACGCGACCTCGTTCGCGAGTCAGTGGAAGACGCACGTGACATTGGCGCACATCCTGTCGCCATCCGCTCTGGTGGTGGACCACCAGCGCTGGCCCACCGTGTCAGACGTCGCCGAGCTGGAATTGGACGCGCAGATGAACGCCCGCCTGCGGCTGGAACGCCTGGCGGAGCGGAGGGGCTGTGACAGCGACGCCGCATTCACAGTCGAATTCGGGGAACCGGCGGA
The genomic region above belongs to Vicinamibacterales bacterium and contains:
- a CDS encoding response regulator; translated protein: MTVERDTLRILLVDGDSTYAGLVVESLQHHASGPATVTMSSRADDAVARLGAGEFDAIVLDPDLSDSYGLSTVRRVAASAGGSPIVILTSASTETTTAAALREGADDCLAKEGLDLGSLSTVVRRAIGRRAYRKALRALESPCGQERFRLLADNIKEAFIIVEMPHGRSLYVSQKWEDTWGRRVNDAYADPLVWFEAIHPDDRPHVAAIIAALPAGEGMSSTFRIQRPDGTVRWVRGRVFPVVDEPEHPQRLAVLVEDITDLRRTEEQLCQAQKMEAVGRLAGGVAHDFNNLLVVIDGYADMVAQELGLSHPAQNDLAEIRQAAKRAASLTSQLLAFSRRQILQPQIVDLNQVLRHVESLLRRVIGEDITLSMRLSEPLGRVSADPGQLEQVIINLAINARDAMADGGLLTIETATVDFAAEDAARHPGAPTGEHVMIAVSDTGVGMDEATQRRLFEPFFTTKPVGRGTGLGLATVYGIVKQSQGSIGVHSEPGRGTTFRVYFPSVGDTVSPVTPGPPEVPALGGTETVLVVEDQDDVRRLIERTLRGQGYRVLAAANADEAKAFAREHDGPIHMLLTDVVLPGMGGRDVARQVLAERPDVRMAYMSGYTDDMIVHHGVLEPGLAFIRKPFTGEALLRKTREVLCAALPGSLAVEA
- a CDS encoding TetR/AcrR family transcriptional regulator, translated to MLADERAGADPAGAIAVTAPPALNGESTRSRLLQAGIELLRRRGVASVSVGEVPPLAGVSKPMLYYHFGSKQGFINAILEDCAGRLAATATKAVTRRGLSCERIVSLCEDICGLLEREPYFLDLAGSPDSIRSLVAPKFDFTRWERQINGAFDWILLDGQATGEFRVDDPVAVRTILVSVVLGAARQRHRDQVSVARLLQPVLHCLMPAADEYPSNCGGDDPRGAPFQR
- a CDS encoding methyltransferase domain-containing protein; translated protein: MTVFGRSYSHVGDDYMTSSDAATRTLSVTAVENDFVEAVYGNLASVYDWTFGPTLHPGRLQAIQRMGIRPGDHILEVGVGTGINAALYPRACAVTGVDFSASMLEKARKRVARKGISNVQLMQMDAADLKFDDATFDIVYAAYLISVVPDPVRVASEMCRVCRPGGKVIILNHFRSTNLFGSWCDRLISPFTIHVGFRADLDLHAFLAQAGLNPVSIEKVNVPRIWSLVTCVKA
- a CDS encoding ATP-binding protein gives rise to the protein MKVALRSLSRTLRHAIERRDDRELLRAHELHVSEDRFRLLADHIREAFMILEMSSGRAVYRSRMWAEIFGLQVPDLSYNDFEWWLSKIDPEDRPTVVSNFLALQAGETVSATFRVHPPDLTSRWVRGRGFAVLDQWQHPYHLVCLFEDITEMRQTEDQLRHAQKMEAVGRLAGGVAHDFNNLLVVIQGYAELIARDLGSSHRSQTDLGEILAAARRAAALTSQLLAFSRRQILQPQILDLNEVLRRVELMLRRVIGEDITLSMRLSDPLGRVNADPGQLEQVVMNLAVNARDAMPDGGQLTIETADVELDDAYAAQHPGATTGRQVMVAVSDTGIGMDEAIRRRLFEPFFTTKPAGRGTGLGLATVYGIVKQSKGSIWVYSEPGKGTTFKIYLPAVGGVATPVTAPPVEVPALIGTETVLLVEDQVEVRGLIEKTLGRSGYRVLTASDGAEALGVARVHDGPIHVLLTDVVLPGKSGREIAREILTVRADVRVLYMSGYTDDAIVRHGVLEPGLAFIQKPFTGSALLHKVREVLSAEVPPGS
- a CDS encoding sigma 54-interacting transcriptional regulator, whose translation is MDLVALHTQVDQLLPDLARCLFQAVRFDAMVVVLSSRDGRAADLYTVEREPLPDTPSTPRLEVVTLPPLHGTRFATLSTTTAPVVLHSLEDQPAFPELLGSLRERGYRSACLLPLTTALRPVGVVGFLSSEVGAFDDEDMGFAGRLAAVVATAIDNVRQHEESLAHQRQLEAERRELAAERDHWRTLLEINNVLVSKLDLQALLAVITPCLRQMVVHDHTSLFLTRGTDRIELLAIDPGLPASLVQAVPSLRMEETEFPRAVGLRRPLDLDLSPHSAVSDGLGEIARVGQNQRMCLVPLITPRQVLGALTLGRLLPEPFTDDEMDRAWQLGAQVAIALENALAFQEIAALRDRLAQENLYLEGEIRGKQHFEEIIGDSKGLQRVLAQVRSVAPTDTAVLLLGETGTGKELIARAIHSMSERRSRTLVTVNCATSPAGLLESEWFGHEKGAFTGALAQKTGRFELAHQGTLFLDEIGDVPLDLQSKLLRALQQHEIERLGSTRVTHVDFRLVAATNRDLQEMVAKREYRADLYYRLNVFPIRIPPLRERREDIPPLVRYFVQLYAKRLKRPIDSVARESMDALCRWHWPGNVRELQNVTERAVILCQGTTLRIPLAEFEIPSALPTEDVLTLEDAERQHILRALHDCNWVIGGPEGAAKRLDLKRTTLVSTMRRLGIVRPGRWRAS
- a CDS encoding universal stress protein, which produces MKSILLATDFSPASDGPIHHALTIAKHYGAVLHLAHAVPSVGLSIADREASAKATTAAAMELLALEERLAARSAFDGVEHDLILCSGHIWVELQAVIERAAVDLVVIGTHARRGLRKVFLGSVAERIFRQAGCPVLTVGPCSRSDVPTDAGGTPGPLLFATDFSEASLAAMPYATSFASQWKTHVTLAHILSPSALVVDHQRWPTVSDVAELELDAQMNARLRLERLAERRGCDSDAAFTVEFGEPAEGIVRAARALQAQAIVMGLKRTAHTEAAAHVRWSTAYDVVCSAGCPVLTIREGPGPVGASAPALP